ACATCCTCGAGTGAAGGGAAATGCATCAAGTCTTTAATCTTATATTCTTACTTGCATTActcttttaacaaattttagAGACTTCAAAGGACTCTGGATTCAGCTCAAAAGATCACCAAAGCAACTATAGGATTCTTTGATGATATATGTGGTTGTGCTTCGGAACTCTTAAGTAATCTTGAAGAAAGACAGTCCAGAACTCATACTTATCTAAGGAAGTTCGAGAAAATATTTGAGGTACATTTACTTATCTGTAGTCAAAGGCATATCTAAGGTCATTCAATGATGTCAACTGACAACATTCTACTTATGTATATCTATGTTGGTTAAGTTGGTTGAAGACGTTCTTTGTGAATGCATTGACATAAGTTTAACCCTCCTCAAGCATATTTTTAACAGTATTATCGAcatcatttgattttgtttctaGATTCGCCCCTGACTGTAGTTAGGACTTTTCCTGTTCACAGTTAACCATTTACGAATGGTTTGTAATATGGTCATGAATAGGAACAATCTGCAAAAGAAGAGAAGCTGGCCATCGAAAAAATTGTTTCTGCACTAGCAACACTGAGAACAAATAAAATCACTTTGGTTAGTTACTATCATCCAACCTTCGTTTAATGATCTTTTCGACttcttgttagagtatataacatatcttgaagCTTAAACCATAAGGTTAAGCTTCTGGCTGATCTGTTCAAATCTCACCCACCTCTcatttcaagtggaatatttagcgcgCCAGATATAAGGAGAGCGCTTTTATTGGATTCACACTTCGACTTGTTTTAGGTTTCCCAGGGGCTGAGAAAGATTGATGAAAGTGCCCTTGAAGATAAAAAGACATGCCAGGAAAACTTGTCAAGAATTCAGAATGCTTCAGTTTCTGCAAAGAATGCTCTGAAGGTGCATATGGAGAATATGGAAGGGAATTTCTTGACAGACTTGTACTTACTAACAGAAATCAATGGATCTATGAAGGATCATATCAACCAGTGGTAGGTACCTTTGTGATTCTAGTTTGATTTTATGCACAATTTTTACTATTAAATTGAAGTAGACGAtagtgaaacataattcgctagttagttcgTCTTTCGGATTCGTGATTTGTtcaaaatggttaaaaatagcCTCAAACCagccataattcgcttttttcgatCAGCAATACACCAGGCGATTATTGAATCATGTGATATTGACATATCAAAAATCTGATTGTTTTTGTCTTAACTGCAGTTCAAAGCAGGTCGATAACTCAAACGAGCAGTGGGAAAGAGCTGTACATTCAGTCAAAAAACTCAATGATGATGGAAAGTTAACAATACAGTCTACCATCAAGTATGCTTAACACTCACAAGCATAGTTTATCTGTTTCCATTAAAAACGTGGAGTTTTTTCCGCTCATTTAACATCATTTGCTTGTATCAGTGAAAGTAAATGTCGAAATGAAGCGATTGAGAGACAACATATCAAAGcatcatcaatgaaaaatgatgaatttgaaGCTAATGTAGCAACTCTTCTTCTTAAACTTAAAGGTATTGTTGCCGTTTATTTGATCGGTTTGATTTTGGATCAGCCagttgatttgattttgaattggtCAGATTCAACCCAAtggattataattttatttatttgattattgtaAAATAGCTACAAGAATaagtgtaatttttaaaaattattttttttaaaaaaaaacattttcttattatgttgagctagattaaatttttcttattgTTGTGCAATATTGacccaaataataaaaattgacaaaataatAGTTGACTACAACTTGAAAGTATTGATGTAAACCTAAAAATTCACTAAATTTTAGAAAACAGGCTGTGTTTGGTCTCGGTAGAGTTTTCAGGTCGAGTCAAAATTTGTCGGTGTCTCTGTGTATCATTAAGTTGATTGATTATAGTTGATACTAAACATACATATGTGCTATTTGCAGATGATTATATGTTAGACAGAAAAACTAATGGCCAGATTGAGTCTTTATCAAATCAGTGCCTTAATCAGCTTGCATCTTTGCAAACTCAGCACAACAAAAGTATCTCAAACATTCGAAACGAAACGGAACAATGTTTGGTTAAGGACTATAAGGTACACTCATGAATCCGTTACTACAGCCTATGTTatttggactcgggtactgatgtctGATACTGGTACGTGCCTAAGTATCGTAcacgtttaaatatttaattttgcgcctaaatgaagtgtctaagtgccatacaaTGTCCGAGCATTATGGATTGGACCcaggtacgtgaagcaaaataaaGAGTCCAAATAACATAGATACAACACAATCAGAAGATTTTGAATCAAACAGGCCAACATTTTGTTGATTTCTTTCTGTAATGAGCAGGTTAATGATGGGGAAAGATCAGAAATTTGCATGGAAACTAAGATCCTACAGCCATTTCAGCACATAGATGGGCATAATAGGGCTCCCTTTGCAAGCATCAATTGAGGTCTTTGTAAGCTCCTCTGCAATACTCCTATGTCCCActgaatttgctacatttgaACATTTAATGTAAGACCTTTTCGAGTCTGATGTAGCACTCTAAATGGGATAGACGAGTTTAAATGACTTATTGCTAAATACTCTCATCTTCTGATGAGCCTGCCAAAGTTAGATGCATTTGTAGGTGGAGTTGCATTTTTATGGGATTCTTGGCTTATACAAATGCATACTCCTTAGTCTTTCCTGCCCTTGAAAAATTGCTACTGATAGTAACATATTTTGAAGAAAAAACATTACTTTTAGAGGCAAATTCATAACGACAGAGGGAATATATAATTAGATGTGGAGTCCATTTATGGACTAAAATAATGTGTAGGTAGTGTTAAATGgaaataaatttgatttgatGGCATTAAAAAGCTTAATAATAAGGTTTAATGGAGAATATCAAATGAatggaagaaaatgaaaattgtttCTATTGTTTAACCTAGATAAATTGCGTTTACAAATCCAAAGTAAAAGAAATCTAACAATACTCCCTTTTGGAGTTTTTTGAGAATCAATTTTCTCACACACATATTTATGTTCCATCTCATGCATCTATGTCCCAATGATTTTGCTGATCGCTTATTAGTTATCACCTTCTTTAAATAAGGTTTTAAGTTTAATTCTCATTTGGTCTTTCCCTTCCCTTAGTTTATAAAATTTGTAGAAGTTTATATCTTTATCTTGACTTATAAGGAATATTCTTCTATATGTGGTAGTTGTGTTCCTGTTCTATCACTTTCGTATAGAACCTACCGTTTCATAAtgtatttatgatttaaaaatcctaattattaatttttattttctataaacaTCAAATAAGAGATCAAACCACATTAAATTATAACACACCATGTTCAAACTCTTTATAAACATCTTAATGTTTTGTTTGAACTACATCCACTATTTGAGATTGACAAATTGGACACACCCCACTACTCCATTGTAATTTGTTGGCACAATTGACGCATGTGCACATATGACCACATCTGCaaacataattaataaataaataaataaataaataaataataaatataagtaTAAAGGTTAAAGGGCTTGACCCCtctattttttattcatttgattaaaaaaaaattagattaaatcAAATGAGAATTACCTATATAATACCGAATCTATCTTATTCTTATGGCAAACGGAACAAAAATCGTTTTTTAGACATCTTTGATTGTATTTTTCTTGATCTGCAATTGCATAAAAGTCATATAGTACCTATcttaataaagttaatttaataataattatttaattaataataataataataataataataataataataataataataataaagaaaaaatgccTTTAAAGTGTAAAACATATACGTCTTTTCAAACTCTTACCTATTTGGCTAAGGGTAGTCAAGACTTGTTCCTTAATAGAATCTTGCATTGTCAATTGTGCATCCATACAAATTGTCACATGTTTTCGTAATTCAAACATCTCTTGGTAAAGTTGTTGCATGTGAGCTCTTAAATCATAAAGTATCTCCACATCCTACAACAAACAAAGGactcaacattttattttagaagtaataaaaaataaataaaggtgTTTGATAAGATTAGTTGTTGATTGTttctagtaaaaaaaatatatgaattaaaagttaaaagttaatgaaaaaactATTTATATTAGCTTTTTGGTTATAGTAGCTTTTTGGTTTAAGgggttttgaaaattaattgttagttgTTAATTGATTTAATTGGCTGATTGGCCAAATACTCGGTTTGACTTTTTTGTTAGTTGTTATACCCGCTGCTTAAGCAATTGTTATAGAGATGTTTGGTAAGAGTTAGTTGTTGGTTCTTGCCTAATCCCTATGCCCTATGTAGCTggcaatatttttctttttagtttgtctcatgagttttgctatattttaatttttgattatgacttatattttttcttttattcttatCTACACattcaatttatctttttatttcacTCATATATTTCTCCTTCTTTCtcataaagtatatattttaaacTCATATCCCCTTTGGTTTGCAGAAAAAGAGTTCTTATTGAAATTCATAGAAAAAATGggttaaaaagcaaaaaattaattataaaaactattataattaactttttaactGACTTCAAAGCCAATAAAAACGCTAACTAATAAGTCATTTACCAGACACACCCGAAGTTAATATTAAGTTTTGTAGCAAGTTAAAGAATACAAGGAATATATGAGCTTACAATTGGTGAAATCGTTGAACCTTCAACGGTGTGACAATGAAAAGAAGGATCTAATGAAGGTTGTTGCAAAGGTGTAGTTGTACCATGTTCATAATTATTATCAGTAGACTCTTCTTCATTACCAAAATCCCACGATAATAAAGAAGATACATTTTGTTCACAATCACCCTGTTGTTGTCGACCCGAACTCGACTTTCTATCATCCACAAATTTATTCTCTTCTTCTGTATGATCATGAACAAATGATGATCTTTGGTTTTTCAAGAATAATGCTCttaatgatttacaattttcttcttcctcatagATTGTTGAATGTGTTACTCTTTGGATAGAACATGTTACTAATTCATCCATCTTTTTTCGAAAATCACTTGCTAGCATGGATGACACATTTCCTCTGTTACatttaaattcaaatgaaattagaagaaaaaaatatttttatgttattaagCGAAAGAAGaaacaactcaatcaaaagcttagaCTAATGTTTAAAGTTTTATGATATCGTATATACTATCCACGATCCCCTCACATGAGAGCCCTTAGGTTTAGAACGTAGAAGTGTTAGATGCAACATAACGCTTTCCCATACCGATGATAGTTATTCCACTTAAAATAAGAGATTGAATGAAATTTAAGCTGATGACCTTTTTGGGTGTTGAGCTCTGATACTATATCAGGAAGCCTCTATCAATAAGAAATgtttaaacatatataatattaatgtaatgtATTCACAATGTAAAAATATATACCTCTCAATAAGTTGTCTTATTTCCTCATGTTTGGAGTGAGTGTTGAATATATCTTCATACCAAGCTTGCCTTCTATCTTCCCAATAAGTTTTAGGACGAGCAATATCACTAATCCAATCAAGATTATTTCCAAAGTATTGTTGATCATTCTCTAATTGATAATCATTACTTGTATCATTtccttcttgttcttcttcccAACTAGTGCATGGTAGAGGCACAATTTCATTCCTTTGAGCTTGATCTAAACAAGTAATTTTCTCTTGAAGGTTTTCCCCATCTTCAATTGAAGAATATTCTAATAATTGGTTCTCTTTAGGAGTATAAATATCAAATGGAGTGCaatttttaacatgtttaataattttttgttcttcGGATTCTTCATTATACGATAAAGTTAACACTTTATCCTGTTTGCtctctattttattttgaagaggAATTTTGGTGTTCATTTTTCCTTGATAACAACTTTGCATAGAGATTTGGTTACAAGTATTGGTATATTTTTCCTCTATAATGTCATTAGTTATATGGTTTTGAATGTCCTTCAAGCTAATTGTATCTTGAGTAGTCATTGTATTGGATCTTTCCctaatataagaaaattaacATAGATAACTATATATCAAGAATtatttactatatttattaataatatgtacatatatatttcaaatgtatgtatgtatgtatcctcatttctttatttacataaaatatgGAGTAAGATTTTTACTTAGGAGTTCTTTTCAAGGGTAagttttttttgatttaattctaTCTAAACTTATATTCAATGAAAGGGGTACATATTAACAAAATTAGATATTTCTTGTAGGAGTAAAATTTGTTATGTATGTACCTTAAATTATCAATATTAGCACTATTTTGTAACTTTTTTGATTTATATGGCCATAATTGTGAAgcctgttgttgttgttgttgt
The sequence above is drawn from the Amaranthus tricolor cultivar Red isolate AtriRed21 chromosome 5, ASM2621246v1, whole genome shotgun sequence genome and encodes:
- the LOC130813644 gene encoding uncharacterized protein LOC130813644 — translated: MASSQIEIGSSSTPFGRVLKLKDHNHQERHREPNFQGKFQVLVRDHHFDSCISISTRGSNIETNENSDLKGTNLDCWVENSSKHQDYSNNDPTCEKQSRVYNKGYSVSNLEKTITATIHTQIHNNNNNNNSDKADRQLHNNNNNNNDRASKPNQPTNTQTHEPKFMGLSKCHSISSRASSSMRDPSPTPSDASSNTDISVSSLVQIWRGLEAEAKNNHCNKNNGNNSCIDSNIIIEMNSTNPNTSMQESSFTRHHDQHQQDHVVSSLKDQEKEGLRVVNMVRTWAKTNEVTCDPSYQEKEPPFRVCLARLKNIMDIKEQNQVSSPVFCSPKLRGRQAIADLFMRMERERYKEVHLLESRRVVTKFPLRGRIQSLLKLKILRREASIEEEHEQQQYQRQKSLQQQQQQQASQLWPYKSKKLQNSANIDNLRERSNTMTTQDTISLKDIQNHITNDIIEEKYTNTCNQISMQSCYQGKMNTKIPLQNKIESKQDKVLTLSYNEESEEQKIIKHVKNCTPFDIYTPKENQLLEYSSIEDGENLQEKITCLDQAQRNEIVPLPCTSWEEEQEGNDTSNDYQLENDQQYFGNNLDWISDIARPKTYWEDRRQAWYEDIFNTHSKHEEIRQLIERGNVSSMLASDFRKKMDELVTCSIQRVTHSTIYEEEENCKSLRALFLKNQRSSFVHDHTEEENKFVDDRKSSSGRQQQGDCEQNVSSLLSWDFGNEEESTDNNYEHGTTTPLQQPSLDPSFHCHTVEGSTISPIDVEILYDLRAHMQQLYQEMFELRKHVTICMDAQLTMQDSIKEQVLTTLSQIDQEKYNQRCLKNDFCSVCHKNKIDSVLYRCGHMCTCVNCANKLQWSSGVCPICQSQIVDVVQTKH